In Anas platyrhynchos isolate ZD024472 breed Pekin duck chromosome 19, IASCAAS_PekinDuck_T2T, whole genome shotgun sequence, the genomic window CTGATGTGAGCCCTTTAAGGAGAACAGGTATTCGTGACTGGGTTGGTTTTATGCTTTCTTCTGTAGTCAGCTTGAGAAAATAGATACTTCAAAAAGAGGGGTTTGTTTTGCAAAGCAGTGGGCTAGCCTGTTGTTATTCTACACTAGGCGTAGTGGTCAGGGTAGGGTGGGACGGGTTAGTTTATCTGGAAAAGGATGACATGTTTAATCCTGCAAAACTCGTAAGGAGCATGCGCACACATGTGTGCACGTGTTCTTTAAAGGTCTGGAGATGGGCTGCCAGGTAATCTGACCTGTGGGGAACCAGCTGTCACtatgagaagggaaaaaaaaaaaaaaaaggaagcaggtTTGTCTGTTTCTGAATTCCAGCCCAGGGAGGAGTGTCCAGGCTGCAAACACACCCTTCCTTCCAGCGCTGGGAGAGAGCAGTACCTCTGAGGGGGCAggcctgccttccttcctggTTGTTTTCCCATTGTTTAAACAAACATCATCCCCCACGATCAAGCAGctcttttttattccttctgtgCCATCCCCACACAGGGCGGCAAAAGGGATCTTACCATTGTCAGGGAATAAAGAGGCTCAGCTGAAGCATCCTGGCACCCGCTGAATTAAGCACAGGAGAGATACTCAgcatctcagagctgagtgttTTTCATGGCAGTAAGCTCTCCCAATACCCTTTGTTATAAACAAATATATCTGCTGTGCATCAAAACACTGCAGCAACTCTCGGTTAGGTAAGATACTGCTGTTTAAATTAATGCTAAACTAGGGGAGCGTTGGGAAAAGTTATACTATTGCCTCTGATGCTCTGCGTGTGTGTGAAGATACACACTGAATACTAAAAAATGACCTAGAAATTAAAAGAGGCCTCAGAGCACAGCCTGGAAAACAACTGCCAACACCACCGACCTGTCAACAAAGATCTCAgagcaagctgcccctgtagaagAGAAGAGACGTCTGACACCCCTCTACTTCCACCGATAAACTCACCGATAAACAGAAGAACCACACAGAAGGACACGATCTCCACAGGGTCAGCCTTGGGCAGTTTCTGAAGCTTAAGGAGAAACTTCTCACCAATGGTTTGCATTTCCTTCAGAAAGCCTTCAGAAGACATTCTGGCTCAACCTCTCCAGGCTTTACGCTGTAGAAAAACCAAATAAATCTTTTCACTGACTAATGCTAGGAAGCTGCCAGCCTTCTTATAGAGCCGGTGATCACAAGTAAAACGAGTTTATCTGGTCTCAGCCCTCGTTCCCAGTAGCTAAGGTGGAGGACTATTAACTGTCTGTTCGTTCTGGCActgttttcattacaaaatcTGGCTTTGAGGTTGTTTTTGACAGTTAGGCTGTTATGCAAAGGTGAAACTGTTTTTTCTAAAAAGATGGGTACTTAAGCAGCGATAGAATTAGAACTGGACAGTGGCTGCCCTTGACTTCCACCCCATGAAAGtaagtgtttggttttttttccccagttatgTTAACTTGGGAAAAAGTGCCTTCCAGAAAGAAGTGCAATTCTCTGTACTCCAGTAGTAGTTTTCAGTTATATTCTCCTGAACACACAGTAACGCACAGTAGGTCTTTTTGAAGACTTCTCATGCTCCAGCTACACAGAGTCCCCTCAGAAACCCGAGGTGTTTACTTTGACACCACACTACAGTCCCCTTCATGTTTTATCACCATTCAGTAAAACTGGTTGATACCAAGATCTAAAGCCCATGTTCACTGGGGACGGTTGGATGCTTTTCAATTTCTTACAGATGACTGCAAGTTTTTTATGGTAAGTTAAATGTTGCCCTATATTCTATTTTATAATCTAAGCCATGGTCTGTGCTAATATATAAATAGAACAGTGGAGGTCCACCCATCGCTGCTGGTGATGAGCAAAGCAAAAGCCCCTGGATCTGTCAGGGAGATACCTCCCTTAATAAAGGGCAAccttcctgccctgcctggTAGTCTTCTTCATTCTCAATAAGAATGATCATCAGGAGCTATTGGGATAATAGTATTAGTTTAGTCAAAGTTAGGTACTTCAGCTTTGCCActtgtattttctgttcttgttcCCCTGTGAGCAAATTTTTGGAAGGTATTGCAACAAACAAGCTTTCAGGAGAGCTATGGAAGTTAAAATTTTCCTTCAGGAGGTAAACGAAACAGGAGATTGCTGAGAAATATATGCAGTTTTGGCTAAAGTAAGCATTTGGGCTTACAGATGGATTATGGCTCTTATATCAATGATAACATTAAATGAAATGATATAATTATGTCAAAACTTAGTAGCTTGTGTGTGTTGTAATAGTCAACGCTGTTTTATGAGACTTGAACACTGCAATGTAATTTCCTAGTCTTGTTGATAATACAAAGTCAAAAGACCAAGACAGTGCTCCCAGAACAAGGCAGCAGTTCACTACTGCACATCTGGTTTGGTGACTAAAACAAATGGATGCTTGGAGTTCAGTTTTTCTAAACACACTGAGGACAAAGAGACCTTGGCTGTTTCTTTGCATGCTGGGCTTAAATAATTCAGTGCCaagtaaaattacattttgtatGTTTATGCAATCCAGAAAgggttttctttgttcttttaaatcCAAGCTAAGGAATAAAAATCGGAACCAGCTGGTTTCCTACAGTTGTGGGTGGATGGAAGAACTGCATCTACAGAAAGATTTCTGTGCAACTTAGCAGGGAAGCATAGCTGTGGCCTTTTGACCTGAAAAGGTCACTTTGGAGACTAGGATTAAATAGCTCTTTCCAGATAATTGCCATACCCCAAATGAGCTGCTCCAGAAGTGGctcctt contains:
- the SMIM5 gene encoding small integral membrane protein 5, coding for MSSEGFLKEMQTIGEKFLLKLQKLPKADPVEIVSFCVVLLFIVTVLLLMIIACSCCCYSCCSCDGRPDHRRRKIQVRPSAHP